A window of Pirellulales bacterium contains these coding sequences:
- a CDS encoding tetratricopeptide repeat protein, producing MTCPSVAIRDVDRSLMRPGRAARSWTATQAIIILAIGLTTTGCRIPGYGGPKSRTVQTSRQLSQQGASALYRQDWTTAESLFARAVQACPADVDARRHYAEALWHRGAREEAITQLAEAVKVSPEDPRLLDRLAEFRLLAGQLEEARHDAEVAIDLDPKSADAWMVRGRIMHRLGDNRQALADLHRALSYDPRNSQILHELAKTYLAAGQPDRALANLHSLLDQHAPGDEPAQLLFETGQAYAGMKRYDQAVESFQHAHARDQANPEILYNLSEAEMARGNTAEARVALEQAVSRDPGNPRYQELLARLPGRGGPPAR from the coding sequence ATGACATGCCCATCCGTGGCAATTCGCGATGTCGACCGGTCGCTCATGCGCCCCGGTCGCGCTGCGCGATCATGGACTGCAACGCAGGCCATCATCATCCTCGCGATTGGCCTAACCACCACCGGCTGTCGTATCCCCGGATACGGCGGGCCGAAATCGCGGACCGTGCAAACCTCGCGTCAGCTTTCGCAACAAGGCGCAAGCGCGCTCTACCGGCAGGACTGGACCACGGCCGAGTCGCTATTCGCCCGCGCCGTCCAAGCATGTCCGGCCGATGTCGACGCGCGCCGCCATTATGCCGAAGCGCTGTGGCATCGCGGCGCACGGGAAGAGGCCATCACGCAACTGGCCGAGGCCGTCAAGGTTTCGCCCGAAGATCCCCGCCTGCTCGATCGGCTCGCCGAATTCCGACTGTTGGCGGGCCAATTGGAAGAGGCGCGTCACGACGCCGAGGTCGCCATCGATCTCGATCCCAAATCTGCTGATGCATGGATGGTACGCGGCCGCATCATGCATCGCCTGGGTGATAATCGCCAGGCGCTAGCCGATCTGCATCGCGCGCTCAGCTACGATCCACGCAATTCACAGATTCTGCACGAGCTGGCCAAGACCTACCTGGCGGCCGGTCAACCCGATCGGGCGTTGGCGAACTTGCACAGCTTGCTCGATCAACACGCTCCGGGCGACGAGCCGGCGCAATTGCTGTTTGAGACCGGCCAGGCATACGCCGGCATGAAGCGCTACGACCAGGCAGTCGAAAGCTTTCAGCACGCGCATGCGCGCGATCAAGCGAACCCCGAAATTCTCTACAACCTCAGCGAAGCCGAAATGGCACGTGGCAACACGGCCGAAGCGCGCGTGGCACTCGAACAAGCCGTGTCCCGCGACCCCGGCAATCCGCGTTATCAAGAACTGCTGGCCCGCCTGCCGGGACGCGGGGGACCGCCGGCGCGATAG
- a CDS encoding creatininase family protein: MRPWKLAETNYAYVKDNAFQVAVLPLGATEPHNLHLPYGTDTIEGDVVGEEICQAAHDRGAKVILLPTIPYGTETNQIAYPLSMNVNPSTLAAVIRDLVESLARHDIRKVVLLNSHGGNDLKPILRELYGKTSAQLFLCNWYKVLADVEHEIFDDPGDHAGEMETSFILAYRPDLVARRPDGTLAADDGAMAVTKFDAVNRGWISITRPWHLLTTNTGAGNPHAATAEKGHAMMKLLVERLAQFLVELSAAPLDERFPY; the protein is encoded by the coding sequence GTGCGCCCTTGGAAGCTTGCCGAGACGAACTACGCGTATGTGAAAGACAATGCATTCCAGGTAGCAGTGCTGCCGCTGGGGGCGACCGAGCCGCACAATTTGCACCTCCCCTACGGCACTGACACGATCGAAGGGGACGTGGTGGGAGAGGAAATCTGCCAGGCCGCGCACGATCGGGGGGCGAAGGTCATCCTGTTGCCGACAATCCCCTATGGCACCGAAACGAACCAGATCGCTTACCCACTGTCGATGAACGTCAATCCGTCGACGCTGGCCGCGGTGATTCGTGACCTGGTCGAATCGCTGGCGCGGCATGACATCCGCAAGGTGGTGTTGCTGAACAGCCACGGCGGCAATGATTTGAAGCCGATTCTGCGCGAGCTATACGGCAAGACTTCGGCGCAGCTGTTTTTGTGCAATTGGTACAAGGTGCTGGCCGACGTCGAGCACGAAATCTTCGACGATCCCGGCGATCACGCCGGCGAAATGGAGACGTCGTTCATCCTGGCCTATCGGCCCGACCTGGTGGCCCGACGTCCCGATGGCACGCTGGCCGCGGACGACGGCGCGATGGCCGTTACGAAATTCGATGCGGTGAATCGTGGGTGGATCTCGATCACCCGTCCCTGGCACTTGCTGACGACCAACACCGGGGCAGGTAATCCGCACGCCGCCACGGCCGAAAAGGGGCACGCCATGATGAAGCTGCTGGTCGAGCGGCTGGCCCAATTTCTGGTTGAACTTTCGGCGGCACCGTTGGACGAGCGTTTTCCGTATTGA
- a CDS encoding DUF1570 domain-containing protein, whose translation MSRAFVSLIMCAALLPGLAPGEAPARVVSGDIGTRHAAARVKFAKKLAELAEWADGQNLPAEAKISRSWLPAAEPNRIALACRPAPGDTAELPESSSDEWRARFQKLRTAQAAELFALAEEAAEHGHAAAAFPLLVEVIRDEPGHERARKILGYELHEGRWLTPFEIAKANDGQAWDSRFGWLPAKYVTRYEAGERYYNNRWITAEEDQRSRADPRKGWDVVTEHYNIHTTHSLEEGVRLATRLERLYDAWQQMFTGFYATDAQLARRFKLQAATHTMPQRHRVMYFRDREEYIKALEKEEPGIRVSTGYYLANKKTAYFYAGDEDGETNLYHEATHQLFTELGKTVRDMGRDGNFWAVEGIACFMESLTEGGGWHLLGGSDAVRLQDARHRLLVDNYYVPLAELTALGMEQLKRDPNIAMLYSQSAGMTYFLMFADHGRYRAPQVAYLAAIYRGAARPGTLAEVCRSTNEELDDQYRTYLESVDE comes from the coding sequence TTGTCGCGAGCTTTCGTATCACTGATCATGTGCGCCGCGCTTTTGCCTGGCCTTGCGCCAGGCGAAGCGCCGGCGCGCGTCGTGTCGGGGGATATCGGTACCCGGCACGCGGCGGCAAGGGTGAAGTTCGCGAAGAAGCTGGCTGAGCTGGCCGAATGGGCTGACGGTCAGAATCTGCCGGCCGAGGCAAAAATCTCGCGCAGCTGGCTGCCAGCGGCCGAGCCGAATCGGATCGCCCTGGCATGCCGGCCCGCACCGGGTGACACGGCCGAGTTGCCGGAATCGAGCTCGGATGAGTGGCGCGCGCGTTTTCAGAAGCTGCGTACAGCGCAGGCGGCAGAGCTATTTGCGCTGGCCGAGGAGGCCGCCGAGCATGGTCACGCTGCCGCGGCGTTTCCGCTATTGGTCGAGGTGATCCGCGACGAGCCGGGACACGAGCGAGCACGCAAGATCCTCGGCTATGAACTGCACGAGGGGCGTTGGCTGACGCCGTTCGAAATCGCGAAGGCCAACGACGGACAGGCGTGGGATTCGCGCTTCGGCTGGCTGCCTGCAAAGTATGTGACCCGATACGAGGCGGGCGAACGGTATTACAACAACCGCTGGATCACGGCCGAGGAAGACCAGCGATCGCGTGCCGATCCGCGCAAGGGTTGGGATGTCGTCACCGAGCATTACAACATCCATACCACGCACAGCCTGGAAGAAGGGGTGCGGTTGGCGACGCGTCTGGAGCGGTTGTATGACGCCTGGCAGCAGATGTTCACCGGCTTCTACGCGACTGACGCTCAGCTGGCGCGGCGCTTCAAATTGCAGGCCGCGACGCACACCATGCCGCAACGGCATCGCGTAATGTATTTCCGCGATCGCGAGGAATATATCAAGGCGCTCGAAAAGGAAGAGCCCGGCATTCGCGTCAGCACTGGTTATTACCTGGCGAACAAGAAGACGGCTTACTTCTATGCGGGCGACGAGGACGGCGAGACGAATCTGTATCACGAGGCGACGCACCAATTGTTCACCGAGCTGGGAAAGACCGTGCGCGACATGGGGCGCGACGGAAACTTCTGGGCCGTCGAAGGAATCGCTTGCTTCATGGAATCGCTTACCGAGGGGGGCGGTTGGCATTTGCTCGGCGGCAGCGACGCGGTGCGATTGCAGGACGCGCGGCATCGGCTGCTGGTCGACAATTATTACGTGCCGCTCGCAGAGCTTACGGCTCTCGGCATGGAACAGCTCAAGCGCGATCCCAATATCGCGATGCTCTACAGCCAGTCTGCAGGGATGACGTATTTCTTGATGTTCGCCGACCACGGGCGCTATCGAGCGCCGCAGGTCGCGTATCTGGCCGCGATTTATCGCGGCGCCGCGCGCCCTGGCACACTGGCCGAGGTATGCCGATCGACGAACGAAGAGCTCGACGACCAATATCGCACGTACCTCGAAAGTGTCGACGAATAA
- a CDS encoding PEP-CTERM sorting domain-containing protein, giving the protein MIRTFAHFVFLSVALCAQMTFASGLVIGTWNSTRAGIANIPTGEFSTQAVASLETNFPGMSFKTTTTLTPQFFQGVNMLFIDTAQTDSVPITPLSSSEQSALLNFVKGGGSAFLLTEGYAPFVQASQSVLAPFGITIADDNLDGLMAGNPVNEPNPIFDGPYGSTASILLYGAGDYPNLGPHATSLADNAINGLPVMAVIPPHALSPTSGAVVMVADSTSFIDVAAGGAFTEFEPLFLNTVTYLTTPEPGSLALALLGGAVLVGVAGRRRR; this is encoded by the coding sequence ATGATTCGCACCTTCGCACACTTTGTGTTTTTGTCCGTCGCGCTATGCGCGCAAATGACTTTTGCCAGTGGGCTCGTTATCGGCACCTGGAATTCGACGCGCGCCGGCATCGCCAATATTCCCACTGGCGAGTTCTCGACGCAGGCCGTGGCTTCGCTCGAAACCAACTTTCCCGGCATGAGCTTCAAGACAACGACGACGCTGACCCCGCAATTCTTTCAAGGGGTCAACATGTTGTTTATCGATACCGCACAGACCGACAGCGTTCCGATCACGCCTCTTTCGTCCAGCGAGCAATCGGCGCTTCTGAATTTCGTTAAAGGTGGCGGCAGCGCATTTCTGTTGACCGAAGGGTACGCTCCCTTTGTGCAAGCATCCCAATCGGTTCTCGCCCCTTTTGGCATCACGATCGCGGACGATAACCTCGACGGTCTGATGGCCGGCAATCCGGTTAACGAGCCGAATCCGATTTTTGACGGTCCCTACGGCAGCACGGCGTCAATCCTGCTGTATGGTGCCGGTGACTATCCCAACCTCGGCCCCCATGCGACCTCGCTTGCCGACAATGCGATCAACGGCCTGCCAGTCATGGCCGTGATTCCGCCGCATGCGCTCAGCCCAACGAGCGGGGCCGTGGTGATGGTGGCTGACTCAACGTCCTTTATTGACGTGGCGGCCGGCGGCGCATTCACCGAATTCGAGCCGCTGTTCTTGAACACCGTCACCTATCTGACGACGCCTGAACCGGGCTCGTTGGCGCTTGCCTTGTTGGGTGGCGCCGTGCTCGTCGGGGTGGCGGGACGCCGTCGGCGGTAG
- a CDS encoding ABC transporter permease subunit: MFAGPVFSREVISAPRRPRLYAWRAAYVGGLLVLLSTAWQVLTGTQNISDTGELARFGVMSFQILAPLQLAVALFFAALSSAGAVAVEKDRRTLDLLLLTRLSNVELVLGKLFSSLLSIASLILAALPFFMLLALLGGVSFAQIGRVVAVAFASAIAAGSLGTLLAFWREKTFQALATTLLAVVLWLALGEALAAGALGTELAGAPAGTWAAAISPLRATLSATQSFIDRGEGPAGLLGQIAPADLFLIIAGALTVVLNGLAIGLVRVWNPSREARPPVLEDEGHAVRSAGGEHHWRLATANSTAASDATGATAKPARRHGRTRRVWDNPVLWREVCTWAYGRRMLLVRLAYLVIFAASASGLYLTIAQQRTPSMAAIALPIVPLLVLSLALINVQAVTSLTAERDARALDLLLVTDLTPREFIFGKLAGALYNTKEMLLLPMTLCSYLWWAEQISLENLVYLLSGWLVMVGFVTMLGVHCGMNYANSRAAIAVSVGTVFFLFIGIATCMRIMVAFSGSFQLQLQPFLAFMVGGGIGLLVALGWRNASSAIWIAAFACPFLTFYALTSFLLNYTLAVLLVVAAAYGFATAAMLVPALYEFDVATGRTGADEG, translated from the coding sequence TTGTTTGCCGGACCTGTCTTCAGCCGCGAGGTGATAAGCGCGCCTCGCCGGCCGAGACTTTATGCCTGGCGCGCGGCCTACGTCGGTGGGCTGCTGGTCCTCTTGAGCACGGCCTGGCAGGTGCTGACCGGCACGCAGAACATTTCGGACACCGGTGAGCTGGCTCGTTTCGGCGTCATGTCGTTTCAGATTCTTGCTCCGCTGCAATTGGCGGTGGCCCTGTTTTTCGCGGCCCTCTCCTCGGCCGGCGCCGTGGCCGTCGAAAAAGATCGGCGCACGCTCGATCTGTTGCTTTTGACGCGGCTATCGAACGTCGAGCTCGTGCTGGGAAAGCTGTTTTCCAGCCTGCTATCGATCGCGTCGCTGATACTGGCGGCGCTGCCGTTCTTCATGCTGTTGGCGTTGCTCGGTGGCGTATCGTTCGCGCAGATCGGTCGTGTCGTGGCGGTCGCATTTGCCAGTGCCATCGCGGCAGGCAGCCTGGGGACTTTGCTCGCCTTTTGGCGTGAAAAGACCTTTCAAGCCTTGGCGACCACTTTGTTGGCGGTCGTCCTCTGGCTGGCGCTCGGCGAGGCTTTGGCGGCCGGTGCCCTCGGAACGGAGCTGGCGGGCGCACCCGCGGGCACCTGGGCGGCGGCGATCAGTCCATTGCGCGCCACACTGTCGGCGACACAGTCGTTTATCGATCGCGGCGAGGGGCCGGCAGGTTTGCTGGGGCAGATCGCTCCGGCGGATCTGTTTTTAATCATCGCGGGCGCACTGACCGTCGTGCTCAACGGTCTGGCCATCGGTCTGGTGCGGGTATGGAATCCGTCGCGCGAAGCGCGTCCGCCCGTGCTCGAAGACGAAGGTCACGCCGTACGGTCGGCCGGCGGCGAACATCATTGGCGCCTGGCCACGGCAAATTCTACGGCAGCGTCGGACGCGACTGGCGCCACCGCCAAGCCAGCACGCCGTCACGGTCGCACGCGACGTGTATGGGACAATCCCGTTCTATGGCGCGAAGTCTGCACCTGGGCCTACGGCCGAAGGATGTTGCTGGTGCGTTTAGCCTACCTGGTGATCTTCGCCGCGTCGGCGAGCGGGTTGTACCTGACGATTGCCCAGCAGCGTACGCCGTCGATGGCCGCGATTGCGCTACCGATCGTGCCGTTGCTGGTGCTTAGCCTGGCGCTGATTAACGTGCAGGCAGTGACGTCGCTGACGGCCGAGCGCGATGCGCGAGCGCTGGATTTGCTGCTGGTCACGGACCTGACGCCGCGCGAATTCATCTTCGGCAAGTTAGCCGGCGCCCTGTACAACACCAAAGAAATGTTGCTGCTGCCGATGACGCTTTGCAGCTATTTATGGTGGGCCGAGCAGATCAGTCTCGAGAACCTGGTTTATTTGCTCAGCGGCTGGCTGGTGATGGTCGGCTTCGTAACCATGCTGGGCGTGCATTGCGGCATGAACTACGCGAACAGTCGTGCCGCGATCGCGGTTAGCGTCGGTACGGTATTCTTCCTGTTCATCGGCATCGCGACCTGCATGCGGATCATGGTCGCGTTCAGTGGCTCGTTCCAACTGCAACTGCAGCCGTTTCTAGCCTTCATGGTCGGCGGGGGCATCGGCTTGCTGGTTGCCCTAGGGTGGCGCAATGCGTCGAGTGCGATTTGGATCGCGGCGTTCGCTTGCCCGTTCCTGACGTTCTACGCGCTGACCAGCTTTCTGTTGAATTACACGCTGGCGGTGCTGCTGGTCGTGGCCGCGGCCTACGGCTTTGCGACGGCGGCGATGCTGGTGCCGGCCCTGTACGAATTTGACGTTGCCACGGGGCGCACCGGCGCGGATGAAGGCTGA